One Salinimonas marina DNA segment encodes these proteins:
- a CDS encoding DUF3016 domain-containing protein, translating to MYKSFAVLALTSGLIGGPASAAQVNVTWQDPDSYRDIQPSNQSRQSFRKMIFADFEKYFTKLAEQLPAEQVLTMTVTDLDLAGQVWPSSFLGGMGGTDVRLVKSVYIPRISFSYTLTDGAGNTLQDAQVKLKDMAFMDRGVRTNRRYRNLSYEKAMIKDWFDKTLEQTAAN from the coding sequence ATGTACAAATCTTTTGCAGTGTTGGCGCTTACCAGCGGTCTTATTGGTGGACCGGCAAGCGCAGCGCAGGTCAATGTGACCTGGCAGGATCCTGATTCGTATCGGGATATCCAGCCCTCTAATCAGTCTCGTCAGTCTTTTCGGAAAATGATTTTTGCTGATTTTGAGAAGTATTTCACCAAGCTGGCAGAACAACTGCCTGCAGAACAGGTGCTGACCATGACCGTGACGGACTTGGATCTTGCTGGCCAAGTCTGGCCTTCCAGCTTTCTTGGCGGGATGGGTGGCACAGATGTACGGCTGGTAAAATCAGTTTATATTCCACGCATCAGTTTTTCGTACACGTTGACCGATGGGGCGGGCAATACCTTGCAAGATGCCCAGGTTAAACTTAAAGATATGGCCTTTATGGATCGTGGTGTGCGCACCAATCGCCGGTATCGAAACCTGAGCTACGAAAAAGCAATGATCAAAGACTGGTTTGATAAAACATTAGAGCAAACCGCCGCCAACTAA
- the ccoG gene encoding cytochrome c oxidase accessory protein CcoG, translating to MSEKIPVKNVTPVKVHKPATTEKKHHSARSRIYVRAVKGPLETFRRFFGLFFLGLFAVIPWLTYNGEQAVLFDIAEQRFTLFSLTLWPQDLTYLAYIFIISAFALFFVTTFAGRVWCGFMCPQTTWVYVFTWFEEKIEGTRNKRIKLDERPMDFDKFWRKTAKQFCWWSVALLTALLFVGYFTPVRDLFVDFFTFNSGFWISFWVVFFALCTYGNAGYMREIMCTHICPYARFQSAMFDKDTFTVAYDPNRGESRGPRPRKLSREAVHAQGLGDCIDCHLCVQVCPTGIDIRNGLQYECINCGACVDACNGVMEKMNYPKGLIRFTSEEELAGGTTRIFRPKLIGYFVVLMLMVTVLVANFMWRVPLDVDIIRDRNSLYRETNDGLIENVYTLKIMNKTQRDTTYQIRVSGLPDHRFIGNQTITVAAGEVATLPISVATDAYNLEDPVTEIQFTVSSVDQDDAVSLTEPSKFLYR from the coding sequence ATGAGCGAAAAAATACCGGTCAAAAATGTCACACCGGTGAAAGTGCATAAGCCAGCCACCACCGAAAAAAAGCACCATAGCGCGCGCAGCCGCATTTATGTAAGGGCGGTAAAAGGACCGCTGGAAACCTTTCGCCGTTTTTTCGGGTTGTTCTTTCTGGGGTTGTTTGCCGTTATCCCCTGGCTTACCTACAACGGGGAGCAGGCAGTATTGTTTGATATTGCCGAGCAGCGCTTTACCTTATTTTCGTTGACCTTGTGGCCCCAGGATCTCACTTATCTGGCGTACATTTTTATTATCTCGGCCTTTGCCCTGTTTTTTGTGACCACCTTTGCCGGCCGGGTGTGGTGCGGATTTATGTGTCCGCAAACCACCTGGGTCTATGTGTTTACCTGGTTTGAAGAAAAAATCGAAGGGACCCGCAATAAACGCATAAAGCTGGATGAACGGCCCATGGATTTTGATAAATTCTGGCGCAAAACGGCTAAACAGTTTTGCTGGTGGAGTGTGGCGCTACTCACCGCGTTGTTGTTTGTGGGCTATTTCACTCCTGTGCGCGACCTTTTTGTGGATTTTTTTACCTTTAATTCCGGCTTCTGGATAAGCTTCTGGGTGGTGTTTTTTGCGTTGTGTACCTACGGCAATGCCGGTTACATGCGCGAGATAATGTGTACTCATATTTGTCCTTATGCCCGTTTTCAGTCGGCCATGTTTGATAAGGATACCTTTACCGTGGCCTACGACCCCAATCGGGGTGAGTCACGGGGCCCCCGCCCGCGTAAGCTATCCCGCGAAGCCGTTCATGCACAGGGCCTGGGTGACTGTATTGATTGTCACTTATGTGTGCAGGTGTGCCCCACCGGCATCGACATACGCAATGGTCTGCAGTATGAATGTATTAATTGTGGGGCCTGCGTGGATGCCTGTAACGGGGTAATGGAGAAAATGAATTACCCCAAAGGGCTGATTCGGTTTACTTCAGAAGAAGAACTGGCAGGCGGTACCACCCGTATTTTCCGGCCCAAACTGATTGGGTACTTTGTGGTGCTTATGCTAATGGTGACGGTGCTGGTGGCCAACTTTATGTGGCGGGTGCCGCTGGATGTCGACATTATTCGCGATCGTAATTCGCTTTATCGTGAAACCAACGACGGGCTTATCGAAAATGTTTATACGCTGAAAATCATGAACAAAACACAGCGCGATACGACCTATCAAATCCGGGTCAGTGGTCTGCCTGACCACCGGTTTATCGGTAACCAGACTATTACCGTGGCCGCAGGAGAAGTGGCAACATTACCGATTTCGGTTGCCACCGACGCCTATAATCTGGAAGATCCGGTAACAGAAATTCAATTTACGGTTAGTTCGGTTGACCAGGATGACGCTGTCAGCCTGACCGAACCCAGTAAATTCCTTTACCGATAG
- a CDS encoding serine/threonine protein kinase, whose translation MSDFTFTGLTPDVLLDAIESCGIYPQSGLLALNSYENRVYQFQADDGQRMVVKFYRPARWSNEQILEEHAFALELADAEIPLVAPYIINQTTLHTYQGFRFAVFPSVGGRQFEIDNLDQIEWMGRFIGRMHRVAQAKPFVHRLPLDTEHFLTQPLAELEHSELLPDHLKTAFFAIAEPVIAQTRKLYQPFGQIRLHGDCHPGNILWRDGPLFVDLDDCRMGPAIQDLWMMLSGDRSQQLLQLDTMVEAYEEFHELDRRELALIEPLRAMRMVHYMAWLSKRWQDSAFPRAFPWFAEDKYWENQILALKEQLSALQEPPLSLGM comes from the coding sequence ATGTCAGATTTTACTTTCACCGGGCTCACCCCCGATGTGTTACTGGATGCCATAGAGTCATGCGGCATTTATCCACAAAGCGGACTGCTGGCGCTTAATAGCTACGAAAACCGGGTTTATCAGTTCCAGGCTGATGACGGTCAGCGCATGGTGGTTAAATTTTATCGCCCGGCCCGCTGGAGCAACGAGCAGATTCTTGAAGAGCATGCTTTTGCATTGGAGCTGGCGGACGCGGAAATTCCATTGGTGGCGCCGTATATTATCAATCAGACCACCTTACACACCTATCAGGGATTCCGGTTTGCGGTATTTCCATCGGTAGGCGGACGCCAGTTTGAAATAGACAATCTGGATCAGATTGAATGGATGGGCCGGTTTATCGGGCGGATGCATCGGGTGGCGCAGGCCAAACCCTTTGTCCACCGCCTACCGCTGGATACCGAGCACTTTCTGACCCAGCCGCTGGCTGAACTGGAGCACAGTGAGCTGTTGCCTGATCATCTGAAAACCGCCTTCTTTGCCATTGCCGAACCGGTGATTGCGCAAACCCGAAAATTATACCAACCCTTCGGGCAGATTCGTTTGCATGGTGATTGCCATCCGGGCAACATTTTGTGGCGCGACGGCCCCTTGTTTGTAGATTTGGACGATTGTCGAATGGGTCCGGCGATTCAGGATTTGTGGATGATGCTAAGCGGCGACCGGTCACAGCAGCTGTTGCAACTGGATACGATGGTCGAGGCTTACGAAGAGTTTCATGAACTGGACCGCCGCGAACTGGCTCTGATTGAGCCTTTGCGGGCAATGCGGATGGTGCACTATATGGCCTGGCTGTCGAAGCGCTGGCAGGATTCGGCATTTCCCCGGGCCTTCCCCTGGTTTGCCGAAGACAAGTACTGGGAAAATCAGATTCTGGCCTTAAAAGAACAATTATCTGCGCTGCAGGAGCCGCCGCTCAGTTTAGGCATGTAG
- a CDS encoding YqaA family protein, producing the protein MLISLGLSGMFVSAFLAATLLPLGSEAMLIALQQHGYSWLALLMVATAGNVAGSWVNYLIGYKAGRPGLKRLLKLSDHQFARAETRFAKYGVASLCLAWVPVIGDPLTMLAGVIRVPQVLFLALVTLGKAARYGVILLLLPA; encoded by the coding sequence ATGCTTATCAGTCTGGGCCTTAGCGGCATGTTTGTTAGTGCCTTTCTGGCCGCGACCCTATTGCCGCTGGGCTCTGAAGCCATGCTGATTGCTTTGCAGCAGCATGGCTATTCGTGGCTGGCGCTGCTGATGGTGGCCACCGCCGGTAATGTGGCCGGTTCATGGGTTAATTACCTCATCGGTTACAAAGCCGGCCGGCCCGGTTTGAAACGTCTGCTGAAGCTCAGTGATCATCAATTTGCCCGTGCCGAAACCCGTTTTGCCAAATACGGCGTGGCGTCACTCTGTCTGGCCTGGGTGCCGGTGATTGGCGATCCCCTAACCATGCTGGCCGGGGTAATCCGGGTCCCGCAGGTGCTGTTTCTGGCGCTGGTCACCCTGGGTAAAGCCGCTCGCTATGGGGTTATTTTACTGCTTTTACCTGCCTGA
- a CDS encoding TonB-dependent receptor plug domain-containing protein produces MTYLLSRTILTTGVLYSALTPTFAVASPAPSDMETLTVTGSRLPFDLNQLPATSTVIGEQEIARSGALQITDLLRALPGITIAQAGSAGALTEIRMRGSETNHLLVLIDGVIANDIGQGSAIDLAHLTAASVSRIELLHGAQSAVWGSGAIAGVLSITTKAQSQGSYFQVQVGTGSDHTSQVALNASGSSGDMQFSSYAELLETDGDNIALKGTEKDGYRNITTGGALRWTASAAHRFSASARVVDYTTDYDAIDFVVTGLPTDAANVTDGKQLSGQLDWQFTPADTSYQSNLALHYREDKNNSTANGVFDGGTTGQRYQFRWTHRYQIADWQLAGGLEYQRRQFKQRGLRTFADPNQHQQSYTTSLFTEAGKALLDDVIATVSLRFDDNNEFDNAFSYRAGLTWQLSPRYQLFISNARAVKNPTFTERFGYFPDTFTGNPDLMPEKSQQWEVGARAKWSRQWSGKLSYYQTRLQDEINGFVYDPQTMLTTAANKPEDSERDGIEAQLQFHSDAVGVRATYSYVEAQEPGQAELRRARHQASLVVSGELPVPGLSAYTKLAYTGSRQDIFYPPFPDPAQRIELSAYTLLSVNLAYQLTPAWQLNLRIDNALDAHYQDIVGYSENERRWRLSAGYSF; encoded by the coding sequence ATGACTTATCTTTTATCCCGTACCATCTTAACGACCGGCGTGCTGTATAGCGCACTTACCCCAACCTTTGCTGTTGCTTCCCCGGCGCCGTCCGATATGGAAACCCTTACGGTCACCGGCAGCCGTTTACCGTTTGATTTAAATCAATTACCCGCTACCAGCACGGTCATCGGCGAGCAGGAAATTGCCCGGTCGGGGGCGCTGCAAATTACGGATTTGTTGCGTGCCCTTCCCGGCATCACCATCGCCCAGGCTGGCAGTGCCGGGGCCCTTACCGAAATTCGTATGCGCGGCAGTGAAACCAACCACCTGCTGGTGCTCATTGATGGGGTTATTGCCAATGATATTGGCCAGGGCAGCGCCATTGATCTGGCGCATCTTACTGCCGCCAGTGTGAGTCGCATTGAATTGCTCCATGGTGCACAAAGCGCCGTGTGGGGCAGTGGCGCCATCGCTGGCGTGCTAAGCATTACCACCAAAGCCCAGAGTCAGGGCTCCTATTTCCAGGTCCAGGTGGGAACGGGCAGTGACCATACCAGTCAGGTTGCGTTGAATGCGTCAGGTTCCAGCGGTGATATGCAGTTTTCCAGTTATGCAGAACTGCTGGAGACTGATGGTGACAATATCGCCCTGAAGGGCACCGAAAAAGATGGTTATCGTAATATCACCACTGGCGGCGCGCTGCGCTGGACAGCATCTGCGGCCCACCGGTTTTCAGCCAGTGCCCGAGTGGTAGACTATACCACCGATTATGATGCTATCGACTTTGTGGTTACCGGCTTACCTACCGATGCGGCGAATGTGACCGACGGTAAACAGCTCAGCGGCCAGCTGGACTGGCAGTTTACCCCAGCAGACACGTCGTATCAGAGTAATCTGGCGCTGCACTACCGTGAAGATAAAAACAACAGCACAGCCAATGGCGTGTTTGATGGCGGCACGACCGGGCAACGCTATCAGTTTCGCTGGACCCACCGCTACCAGATAGCCGACTGGCAGCTGGCCGGCGGGCTTGAGTATCAGCGGCGCCAGTTTAAACAACGGGGCCTGCGCACCTTTGCCGATCCGAATCAGCACCAACAAAGTTATACCACCAGTCTGTTCACAGAAGCCGGCAAGGCCCTGCTGGACGATGTTATCGCCACCGTGTCGCTGCGCTTTGATGACAACAATGAATTTGATAATGCCTTTAGCTACCGCGCGGGGCTCACCTGGCAGCTTAGTCCCCGCTACCAATTGTTTATCAGTAATGCCAGAGCGGTGAAAAACCCCACCTTCACCGAGCGTTTTGGTTACTTTCCCGATACGTTCACCGGTAACCCCGACTTAATGCCAGAAAAAAGTCAGCAGTGGGAAGTAGGGGCGCGCGCAAAATGGAGCCGACAGTGGTCGGGTAAATTGAGCTATTATCAAACCCGGTTGCAGGATGAGATCAATGGTTTTGTGTATGACCCGCAGACCATGCTGACTACCGCCGCCAATAAGCCTGAAGATAGTGAGCGCGACGGTATTGAGGCTCAGCTTCAGTTTCATTCGGACGCCGTGGGTGTGCGAGCCACCTACAGCTATGTGGAGGCTCAGGAGCCGGGCCAGGCCGAACTGCGCCGGGCCCGTCATCAGGCTTCTTTAGTGGTTAGTGGTGAGCTGCCTGTCCCGGGGCTGAGCGCTTACACCAAACTGGCTTACACCGGCTCACGCCAGGATATTTTTTATCCACCGTTTCCCGACCCTGCCCAACGTATTGAGTTGTCGGCGTATACTCTGCTTAGCGTAAACCTGGCTTATCAGTTAACGCCTGCCTGGCAGCTTAATTTGCGCATAGACAATGCGTTGGATGCACATTATCAGGATATTGTCGGGTACAGTGAAAATGAACGACGCTGGCGCCTGAGTGCCGGTTATTCCTTTTAA
- a CDS encoding sensor domain-containing diguanylate cyclase, with the protein MTQDYAVILKQLPVCLIFKPVNTDTYGVSDEFRRQFEVTSTDCLAHFLFFNAFTGAAITGPDSPLVVAEQAQDLCQRVHIVVGTKRYTCIFRSSYAGDEQQHYLVIRVDIDDVQDMEARTVNSSLASHLSFSMLLSSISTQLINATFDQTDALIEQSLGSFGQFFNADRCYLFRFSADKRKMDNTHEWVAPGVVPYKDELQQIPLEQLPYFEAAIKADMVFKIDDVQTLPAEASLEKAEFEREGIRAVLCVAVYLNDDLFGFIGCDMLSNVHHWRHYEVRYLKLIGEMVSETLISVNNRRSLQLLQKELLEANKALEKQVNIDGLTGIANRRLFDMSLARDWSNAQFNRLPLSLMIIDVDFFKRYNDTYGHVSGDEALQKIAQAINATTRTQGGLTARYGGEEFAVILPSKTEQTCFVVAQHILEAVRSLNIAFSGNESLGVVTVSIGCASTTQKASETIPKLIKRADDALYQAKSSGRNQVSFATAKVRCPA; encoded by the coding sequence ATGACACAAGATTATGCGGTGATATTAAAGCAGCTCCCCGTGTGTTTAATCTTCAAACCTGTCAATACTGACACGTATGGCGTTTCGGACGAATTTCGCCGTCAGTTTGAGGTAACCAGCACAGATTGTCTTGCCCACTTTTTATTTTTTAATGCCTTTACCGGCGCCGCCATTACCGGCCCGGACTCCCCATTAGTAGTAGCGGAACAGGCACAGGATTTATGTCAGCGTGTGCATATTGTGGTAGGAACCAAACGCTACACCTGTATTTTCCGCAGCTCTTATGCTGGTGATGAACAGCAGCATTATCTGGTCATCCGGGTAGATATTGACGATGTCCAGGATATGGAAGCGCGCACCGTAAACTCTTCGTTGGCCAGTCACTTGTCATTTTCAATGTTGCTGTCGTCAATTTCCACTCAGTTGATTAATGCCACTTTTGATCAGACCGATGCTTTAATTGAACAAAGCCTGGGTTCCTTCGGTCAGTTTTTCAATGCCGACCGGTGTTACCTGTTCCGGTTTTCTGCCGATAAACGCAAAATGGACAATACCCATGAATGGGTTGCGCCTGGCGTGGTGCCATACAAGGATGAGTTGCAGCAAATACCATTAGAGCAACTACCTTACTTTGAGGCCGCCATCAAAGCCGACATGGTTTTCAAAATAGATGATGTACAAACCCTGCCTGCAGAGGCGAGCCTTGAAAAAGCCGAGTTTGAACGGGAGGGGATCCGCGCGGTGCTGTGTGTGGCGGTGTACCTTAATGATGATTTATTCGGGTTTATCGGGTGCGATATGCTGTCTAATGTTCATCACTGGCGTCACTATGAAGTACGTTATCTTAAACTCATCGGTGAAATGGTAAGCGAAACGCTGATCAGCGTGAACAACCGCCGCTCGTTACAACTGCTGCAAAAAGAACTGTTAGAAGCCAACAAAGCATTAGAAAAACAAGTGAATATCGATGGTTTAACCGGTATAGCGAATCGCCGTCTGTTTGACATGAGCCTGGCGCGGGACTGGTCCAATGCGCAGTTTAACCGGCTGCCACTGAGCCTGATGATTATCGATGTAGATTTTTTCAAGCGCTACAATGATACCTACGGTCATGTTAGCGGCGACGAAGCATTACAAAAAATTGCCCAGGCCATCAATGCGACGACCCGCACGCAGGGTGGACTTACTGCGCGCTATGGCGGCGAAGAATTTGCGGTGATATTGCCGTCTAAAACCGAACAAACCTGCTTTGTGGTGGCCCAGCATATTCTGGAAGCCGTCCGCAGTCTCAACATCGCATTTTCTGGAAATGAATCACTGGGCGTGGTTACGGTCAGTATTGGCTGTGCCAGCACCACCCAAAAAGCCAGTGAAACCATTCCTAAACTGATAAAACGCGCTGACGATGCTTTATACCAGGCCAAATCCAGCGGCCGCAATCAGGTATCTTTTGCTACAGCGAAGGTCCGTTGTCCCGCTTGA
- a CDS encoding LLM class flavin-dependent oxidoreductase has product MSQRVPFSILDLAHIGEDQSVAQAIEQCKQMAQTAEQAGFERFWLAEHHGMRGVASAATAVMLAGVGHATNRIRIGSGGVMLPNHSPLVIAEQFGTLAAMFPDRVDLGLGRAPGTDMATSRALRRNLESSVDNYPTDVAQLQAYLQPAADTMDIIAVPGEGSKVPLWLLGSSLYSAQLAGKLGLPYSFASHFAPEALHDAIRIYKMNFKPSAQLSQPYVSAGVMAVVGDTAQQAQYLFSSVQQQFANLRRGHNRPMPAPVEHVEASLHEHELAAINHTLRYAVVGTVDAVEQQLAGFVNATDIDEVILSFPIHDPALCLDAVSQVGKMTSVKAGASWS; this is encoded by the coding sequence ATGTCTCAGCGTGTTCCTTTTTCTATTTTAGATCTTGCTCATATTGGTGAAGACCAATCCGTGGCGCAGGCCATTGAGCAATGCAAACAGATGGCTCAGACCGCTGAACAGGCAGGGTTCGAACGATTCTGGCTGGCCGAACATCATGGTATGCGCGGTGTTGCCAGTGCTGCTACGGCGGTGATGCTGGCCGGGGTCGGCCACGCCACGAACCGCATCCGGATAGGCTCCGGCGGGGTGATGCTGCCCAACCATTCGCCTTTAGTGATTGCCGAGCAGTTTGGCACGCTGGCCGCGATGTTTCCCGACCGGGTAGACTTAGGTCTGGGGCGCGCCCCGGGCACCGATATGGCGACATCCCGGGCATTACGCCGTAATCTGGAATCTTCGGTCGATAATTACCCCACCGATGTGGCCCAACTGCAAGCCTATTTGCAGCCCGCGGCTGATACGATGGACATCATTGCGGTGCCGGGCGAAGGTTCAAAGGTACCGCTGTGGCTATTAGGTTCCAGTCTTTATTCGGCGCAACTGGCCGGCAAACTGGGATTACCATATTCCTTTGCCTCACATTTTGCGCCTGAAGCGCTGCACGATGCTATCCGAATTTATAAGATGAACTTCAAACCATCCGCACAATTGAGCCAGCCCTATGTCAGTGCCGGAGTAATGGCGGTGGTTGGCGACACAGCGCAGCAGGCGCAATATTTGTTTAGCTCGGTACAACAGCAATTTGCTAATCTGCGCCGGGGTCATAATCGGCCAATGCCCGCCCCGGTTGAGCACGTAGAAGCCTCATTACATGAACACGAACTGGCCGCCATCAATCATACGTTGCGCTACGCAGTGGTCGGCACGGTTGACGCGGTAGAACAGCAACTGGCGGGGTTTGTGAATGCCACGGATATAGATGAAGTTATTTTGTCATTTCCGATTCACGATCCGGCGCTGTGTTTAGACGCCGTATCACAGGTGGGTAAAATGACATCGGTCAAGGCTGGGGCCTCCTGGAGCTAG
- a CDS encoding thiol:disulfide interchange protein DsbA/DsbL, with product MKKFALLLVMALLVPLQACAADEKWKEGTHYTVLDEPATEKPEILEFFSYWCPHCYQFEPLVKDIKEKVSKETKFNKIHVNFMGFTSTDIQDDATRAMMIARAIKQEDELNSAIFDYIHKQRASVTGMKDLRNIFVVNGVDKAEFDKMASSFGVNNMLKKNNKTLEQYRQYVRGVPNFIVNGRYQAQFTSDMSKDEIVDLIVWLSKKD from the coding sequence ATGAAAAAATTTGCCCTGTTATTGGTTATGGCTTTATTAGTGCCATTGCAAGCTTGTGCTGCAGATGAAAAATGGAAAGAAGGCACGCACTACACGGTGCTAGACGAACCGGCGACTGAAAAGCCCGAAATTCTGGAGTTCTTTTCGTATTGGTGTCCGCACTGCTATCAATTCGAACCCCTGGTAAAAGACATCAAAGAAAAGGTCAGCAAGGAAACCAAGTTCAACAAAATCCATGTGAATTTTATGGGCTTCACCTCAACCGATATTCAGGATGATGCTACCCGTGCCATGATGATTGCCCGGGCCATCAAACAGGAAGACGAGCTGAACAGCGCTATTTTTGACTACATCCATAAGCAGCGTGCCAGTGTTACCGGTATGAAAGATCTGCGAAATATCTTTGTGGTAAACGGCGTAGATAAAGCTGAGTTTGATAAAATGGCCAGTAGCTTTGGTGTGAATAACATGCTGAAGAAAAACAATAAGACCCTGGAACAATACCGCCAGTATGTTCGCGGTGTACCAAACTTTATTGTTAACGGTCGTTACCAGGCACAGTTTACCTCTGATATGTCTAAAGACGAGATTGTGGACCTTATCGTGTGGTTAAGTAAAAAAGACTAA
- a CDS encoding HD domain-containing protein has product MTQIPQAAFIHEVDQLKAIKRQLRLPHDEERQENSAEHSWHVALSALMLADYAEQSVDISRVITMILIHDLVEIDAGDMFAFAGAADHAEQELKELAAAKRIFGLLPAEQGQHYLKLWLEFEAAETNDARFAKAMDRVLPVFQNMQNQGGSWARHKVSQQQILDRNTELQTCAPKLWDYVNEQTSLAVAKGWLKS; this is encoded by the coding sequence ATGACCCAAATCCCCCAGGCCGCTTTTATTCACGAAGTTGATCAGCTGAAGGCCATTAAACGTCAGCTGCGATTACCCCACGATGAAGAACGGCAGGAAAATAGCGCTGAACATAGCTGGCATGTGGCACTAAGTGCATTGATGCTGGCTGACTATGCTGAACAGTCAGTGGACATCAGCCGGGTGATTACCATGATTCTTATTCATGATTTGGTAGAGATTGATGCAGGTGACATGTTTGCTTTTGCAGGAGCGGCCGATCATGCGGAACAGGAACTCAAAGAACTGGCAGCGGCCAAGCGCATCTTTGGCTTGTTACCTGCAGAACAGGGCCAGCACTATCTGAAATTATGGCTTGAGTTTGAAGCCGCTGAAACCAATGATGCCCGCTTTGCCAAAGCCATGGATCGGGTATTACCGGTGTTTCAGAATATGCAGAATCAAGGCGGAAGCTGGGCCCGGCACAAGGTAAGCCAGCAACAGATTTTAGATCGCAACACCGAGCTGCAAACCTGCGCCCCCAAACTGTGGGATTATGTCAACGAACAAACCTCGCTGGCAGTAGCCAAAGGCTGGCTGAAAAGCTGA
- a CDS encoding cold-shock protein translates to MSNVTTGTVKWFNEDKGFGFIEQQGGPDVFAHFRSIVGDGFKTLKEGQQVEFTISQGQKGPQAENIQAI, encoded by the coding sequence ATGTCTAATGTAACTACTGGAACCGTTAAGTGGTTCAACGAAGATAAAGGTTTTGGTTTCATCGAGCAGCAAGGCGGTCCAGATGTGTTCGCACACTTCCGTTCAATTGTTGGTGATGGCTTCAAAACTCTTAAAGAAGGCCAGCAAGTAGAATTTACTATCAGCCAAGGCCAGAAAGGTCCACAAGCTGAAAATATTCAGGCTATCTAA
- a CDS encoding aldo/keto reductase has product MQSIKLADGRHIPQVGFGTAAIGAMHQDDGYVKDTVLKAIEAGYRHLDTASFYGNERSVGQAVQESGIARKEFFITTKVWDTQQGYQSTLTALEQSLERLGTDYADLYLVHWPYPDKTRPTWQAMEKLHSEGLAKSLGLSNFRKTDIQQLLEFAEIKPVYNQLELHPYHTQPHLTEYCQSKGMVVSCWSPLGSGSWSGVAKEDKPIVADTIVTLAEKYQVSAGQIILKWDCQRQRIVIPKSESDDNIKANLQLDSFTLTDTELDQIDALNKNHRYGGDPDNAWQDNLNNPVPSR; this is encoded by the coding sequence ATGCAATCAATCAAACTGGCTGACGGCCGGCATATTCCACAAGTTGGTTTTGGCACCGCTGCTATCGGAGCAATGCATCAGGATGATGGCTATGTGAAAGATACGGTACTCAAAGCCATCGAGGCAGGCTATCGGCATTTGGATACGGCATCCTTTTATGGCAATGAGCGCAGCGTCGGTCAGGCCGTGCAGGAGTCTGGTATTGCCCGTAAGGAATTTTTTATCACCACCAAAGTGTGGGATACCCAGCAGGGGTACCAGTCAACATTAACGGCGTTGGAACAAAGCCTGGAGCGACTGGGCACTGACTATGCCGACCTGTATCTGGTGCACTGGCCCTATCCGGACAAAACCCGGCCCACCTGGCAGGCGATGGAAAAACTGCACAGTGAAGGTCTGGCTAAATCGCTGGGACTATCAAACTTTCGCAAAACTGATATTCAGCAGTTGCTGGAGTTTGCCGAAATTAAGCCGGTGTACAATCAGTTGGAGCTGCATCCGTATCATACCCAGCCGCACCTGACCGAGTATTGCCAAAGCAAAGGCATGGTGGTCTCGTGCTGGTCGCCACTCGGGTCTGGCTCATGGAGTGGGGTGGCTAAAGAAGACAAGCCGATTGTGGCTGACACCATTGTGACCCTGGCCGAAAAATATCAGGTGTCTGCTGGTCAGATAATTTTGAAATGGGATTGTCAGCGACAGCGTATTGTGATTCCTAAGTCTGAAAGTGACGACAACATTAAGGCGAATTTGCAGCTGGACAGCTTTACCCTGACCGATACCGAACTTGATCAGATTGATGCACTCAATAAAAACCACCGTTATGGCGGCGACCCGGACAATGCCTGGCAGGACAACCTCAACAATCCGGTGCCCTCGCGTTAA